One Corynebacterium aurimucosum genomic window, ATTGCCACTGAAGCTTTCCAGCAGCTTCCAGCGGTCAAAGATGGCCATGCCATCGAGGTCAGTGATGACACGTGGGCTCTCGGCTTAGGACCTCTGGGCGCACAGAAGATCGCTGCTGATCTCGCGGAGTATCTCAGCCACTAACACGGGGGTAGCGACCTCCCCTCAAAACAACACCTGTGGGATTGACTCACCCCAACTTAAGGGGCTAGCTTTCATGTAAGCGAGATGGGTTACACGTCTACGATTTTTGTGCGGCGGGCCATATCACGGTCACCGATTTCTCGCTAATCAGGCCAGGCCGCTGCCTGGCTGCTCCCCACATACAAGAAGGGTGGTCGCACATGAATGCTCACTTCATTAGGCAGCGTCGTTCTTCCGACCGGCCACCGGTTGTGTACGCCAGCGTTAAATAAGCACCTCTTTTTCACACAGACTGACCGGCACGGCGCAGAGTGTGCGCTCGTGTTGGACTAGAAAGTCTGCAATTTCTGCTTTCCGCAAGGCCGCATCAGTGCGCCTTAAGACCCATAAAGGTTGTAATCCATGACTAACGATGCTCACACCCCCGTGCCCGAATCCACCGACATCGACGCCGCGCTGATCGACGCCGCCGCGGCCCAGGCCCACTCCTGGCTCGCCTCCACCGCCGACGAGCAGGACCCAGCCACCGAACAACTCGCCGACTTATTGCGCAACCCGGACGGAGTAGCCTTCACCATGGACTTCGTCGACCGCGTCATGCGCCCCGAAGATGACAAGGTAGCCGCCCACGCACTGAAGTCCGTTACCACCACCTATGACGCCTCCTTCCTCGGCCTCATCAACGGTTCCCTCGTAGGCCTGGGTGGGTTCTTCGGGCCCATCCTGCCCAACCTGGTCATGCCACTGGCACGCATGCGCATGCGCCAGATGGTGGGCCACCTGGTCCTCGACGCCGAAAGCGATGCCCTTGACAAGACCTTGGACAAGGCGGCGGAGTCCGGCGAGCAGCTCAACCTCAACCTCCTCGGTGAGGCCGTGCTGGGCGACGACGAAGCGCGCTCCCGCGCCGAGCGCACCCTCAAGCTCATCAAGAACCCGCGCGTGACCTACGTCTCCGTTAAGGCCTCCTCCATGGTGGCCCAGCTCAACCCGTGGGATATCGAGGGCTCCCTGGTCCGCCTCAAGGAGCGCCTGCGCCCGCTCTATGATGCCGCCGCGCGCCGCCCCGATAAGGTCTTCATCAACCTCGACATGGAGGAATACCACGACCTCCACCTCACGGTGCGCCTGTTCACCGAGCTTCTCAGCGAGCCGGAGTTCACCAACCTCGAGGCCGGCATCGTCCTGCAGGCCTACCTGCCGGATACCTTCGACGCCCTGGCCCACCTCGCCGAGTTCGCCAAACAGCGCGTGGCCGAGGGCGGCTCCCACATCAAGATTCGCATCGTCAAAGGCGCGAACCTGTCCATGGAGCACGTCCAGGGTGAAATCCACGGCTGGCCGGCAGCGCCCTATGCCACCAAGGATGAGGTGGACGCCAACTACTACCGCCTGCTCGATTACATCCTGCGCCCCGAGTTCGCTGACTGCGTGCGCATCGGCGTGGCCACACACAACCTCTACACCGCGGCCTTTGCCTACAAGCTGGGCACCAAGCGCGGCGTCATGCGCATGATGGATTCCGAGATGCTCCAGGGCATGTCCCCGGCCCAGCAGACCGCGGTACGCAAGGCCTTCGAGGGCCGCCAAATCCTCTACACCCCGGTGGTGCACATGGAGGACTTCGATGTCGCGGTCTCCTACCTGGTGCGCCGTTTGGAGGAGAACTCTGCGCCGCAAAACTTCCTCTACGCTCTCTTCGCCCCGGAGGAGCAGGCGCTGAAGGACCAAGAGGAGGTCTTCCGCGAGGCCGTCGAGCAGCGCTGGGATACCTTCGCCGGCCCGCGCCGCACCCAGAACCGCTTGGAGGAGGCCGAGCAGGCAGCCGGCCGCCAGGCACCGCGCACCGGGCGCTTCGCTAACGAGCCGGACACCGACCCAGCTCTGGAAGCCAACCGCGAGTGGGCGCTTAAGGCTCTGGCCACCGACCCGGGTGAGCACGGGGTGGAGGAAGTGACGGAGACTGGGGTCGTCGACAAGCACGTGGCCCGCGCCGCCGAGCTCGGTGCCGAGTGGGGTGCCCGCGCTGCCGAGGACCGCGCCCGCGCGCTCGAGGCCGTGGCCGATGAGCTGGCCAACCGCCGCGGCGAGTTCATTTCCGTCGCCGCCTACGAGGCCAACAAGACCGTCACGCAGACAGACCCGGAAATCTCCGAGGCCATCGACTTCTGCACCTACTACGCGCAGTCCGCGCGCCTGCTGGAGCGCTACTCCGCCGAGTTCACGCCCTACCGCGTGACCGTAGTGACCCCGCCGTGGAACTTCCCGGTGGCCATCCCCACCGGCGGCATTGCGGCGGCTC contains:
- a CDS encoding bifunctional proline dehydrogenase/L-glutamate gamma-semialdehyde dehydrogenase — its product is MTNDAHTPVPESTDIDAALIDAAAAQAHSWLASTADEQDPATEQLADLLRNPDGVAFTMDFVDRVMRPEDDKVAAHALKSVTTTYDASFLGLINGSLVGLGGFFGPILPNLVMPLARMRMRQMVGHLVLDAESDALDKTLDKAAESGEQLNLNLLGEAVLGDDEARSRAERTLKLIKNPRVTYVSVKASSMVAQLNPWDIEGSLVRLKERLRPLYDAAARRPDKVFINLDMEEYHDLHLTVRLFTELLSEPEFTNLEAGIVLQAYLPDTFDALAHLAEFAKQRVAEGGSHIKIRIVKGANLSMEHVQGEIHGWPAAPYATKDEVDANYYRLLDYILRPEFADCVRIGVATHNLYTAAFAYKLGTKRGVMRMMDSEMLQGMSPAQQTAVRKAFEGRQILYTPVVHMEDFDVAVSYLVRRLEENSAPQNFLYALFAPEEQALKDQEEVFREAVEQRWDTFAGPRRTQNRLEEAEQAAGRQAPRTGRFANEPDTDPALEANREWALKALATDPGEHGVEEVTETGVVDKHVARAAELGAEWGARAAEDRARALEAVADELANRRGEFISVAAYEANKTVTQTDPEISEAIDFCTYYAQSARLLERYSAEFTPYRVTVVTPPWNFPVAIPTGGIAAALAAGSAVIIKPAPQVVHCAKLVVEAFRAGLEAQGLDPDLVQLVFTDEGDAGRALVSHADVDAVILTGASDTGKLFRSWKPELNIMAETSGKNALIITPSADPDLAIQDLYLSAFGHSGQKCSASSLVIFVGAAGESQRLRSQLVDAVKTLIPGPGYEITTTMNGLAEAPSEKLLRGLTQLEPGEKWLVKPEKLNEEGTLWSPGIRDNVRPGSWFHVNECFGPVLGIMHAETLEEAIEWQNSTGYGLTGGIHTLDNEEIDYWLERVEVGNAYVNRGITGAIVQRQSFGGWKQSVMGPGAKAGGPNYVAQFGTWSEGPLRPFDVDISQPVAAQLRAFGELGFSEEDTAWLWRAAELDELAWQQEFGRQHDRAGLVSEANVFRYRPVLTPLQVRIGSDAELRDVSRLALAATRTDSPVRFSAAPEKAAELRGLGFKVDSVSADAFAREVARLESGRVRAVGSVEPGVFEAAVESNSVVLDQPVLADGRRELLPFLLEQAVSVTMHRFGIIRQVSSIRA